A segment of the Chitinophagaceae bacterium genome:
TTTTTTAAATAATAAAAAATAGAATCAGATTCCACTTTGTCCGGATTTAAAGTATTCATAAAGCTAAGTGACCAAAAAGGTTTTAATTAAAAATTTATTGATAAATTTGTCAAATATATGAAAGGCTTTGGCAGAATTCTCCAATATATTCTTAAGTACAGGTTTTACGCAGGTTTAAATATTATTTTTAACTTGCTGGCGATACTTTTTTCTTTGGTTTCCCTGGCCATGATTTTCCCCTTTCTTCAGATTTTGTTTGAAAACGAACAACTCGTTCAGGAGAAACCGGTTTGGGAGTTCTCTGTAAAGACCATACTCGAGTATTTTAACTATACTCTCAGCAATATCATTATTGAGTACGGAAAACCCCAGGCTTTACTGTTTATTTGCATTTTAGTTACTATTATCTTTTTCTTCAAAAATTTGTTTCGCTATCTCGCCCTCTACAATCTGGCACCAATCAGAAACGGCGTTGTAAAAGACATCCGTAATAATCTGTATAATAAAACTATTCATCTGCCGCTGGGCTACTACAGTGAAGAAAAAAAAGGGGATATTATTTCCAGAATGACTTCCGATGTACAGGAGGTTGAATGGGGCATCATGAGCACGCTGGAAGTAACTTTCAGGGAACCCGTCACTATTATCACTTATCTGGGAGCTATGTTATTTATGAGCCCCCAACTAACCCTTTTCGTTTTATTAATGCTGTTAGTGACCGGACTAATCGTCGGTAGAATTGGCAAAAGTCTGAAAAAAACATCTACTGAAGGTCAGGAAAAAATGGGCGGACTGCTTTCTATAATTGACGAAACACTTACCGGATTGAGAGTTATTAAAGCTTTTAATGCACAAAAACTACTTAAAGAAAAGTTTCAAAGAGAAAACCACTCCTACTTCAATACGGTTAATAAAATGTTGCGTCGTAAGGATTTATCATCCCCTTTAAGTGAATTTCTGGGAATAACTATAGTGGCAGTTGTGTTATGGTTTGGAGGAAATTTAGTATTAGACCCTGACACAGGCCTTTCAGCAGAGGCATTCATAACTTTTATGGTTATTTTCTCGCAGCTAATACCTCCGGCAAAAAGTTTCTCCTCAGCTTTTTATAATATCCAAAAAGGCTTAGCATCTTCAGAAAGAATTCATAAAATTCTGGATGCACCGATAACCATTAAAGACAATGAGAATGCGCTGCCAAAAGAATCATTTGAAAAAATAATTGAGTATAAAGATGTGCAGTTTGGCTACCAAAAAGAAGTTGTCCTAAGCGACATTAACATCAAAATCGAAAAAGGTCAGACTATCGCCATTGTAGGTCAGTCAGGCTCCGGCAAATCCACTCTGGTGGATCTCCTCCCTCGTTTCTACGATACTAATGAAGGAGCCATTTTCATAGACGGAGAAAATATTAAAAATTATAAACTAAAAGATTTACGAAATTTAATGGGTGTCGTTTCTCAGGAACCCATTTTGTTTAATGATACCATATATAATAATATTACTTTGGGACTTGAAAATGTAACTATTGAAAAAGTTACAGAAGCCGCCCGCATAGCTAATGCTTTGCCTTTTATAGAGCAAATGGAAAATGGTTTTGAAACCAATATTGGTGATCGCGGCAACAGGCTAAGCGGTGGTGAGAAGCAAAGACTTACAATAGCCAGAGCCATTCTAAGCGACCCTCCAATACTGATTTTAGATGAAGCGACCTCCTCTCTGGATACTGAGTCTGAAAAACTGGTGCAAGATGCCATTTCAAAACTTATGAAAAACAGAACCTCTCTGGTTATTGCACACAGACTTTCAACCATTCAGTTTGCCGATATGATTTATGTAATGCAGGAAGGGCGCATAGTTGAAAAGGGCAATCACATTGGACTTATGTCTAAACAAAACGGAATTTATAAAAAATTGGTGGAACTTCAGGCTTTCTGATCGTATATTCCACATTTTGTGGATTTTTTTTCACTTTAAATATCCCCTTTAATCAATTTAACCTTCAGCAGCATGTTATAAAGACTGTTTTATAAGCAGTTATAATTTTATTGTTTTTTTGGCAGGATATTCGCAATGATTGATATAACTAAAAATATATCATTATGAAGACTATCTATCAATTGTTATTTTTATTTATTATTTCAAGTGCAACTATTGCCCAGCCACATTTTGGTATTAAAGGTGGTTTGAACATGTCAAATCTTTTTGTAGATGAAGTAGACGATGAAAATGTCCGCATCGGTTATCATGCCGGTATTTTCATCGAAGCGCCTGTTACCGATCGCATTTCAATACAACCCGAATTAGTATATAATACGAAGGGTGCTACAGTAAAATATGACAATTTAATTTCCGGAGAATTTACATTTGCCTTAGATTATATTGACCTGCCATTACTGGCTGTTATTAACCTTTCTGACAACTTTAATATCAAAGGTGGTATGTACGCATCTTATTTACTTAGAGCCAAGGCCATTAATGAGAGTGACGGAATTTTTGATTTTACAGAAGAAATCAACCGGGATAATTTTAACGATTTTGATTATGGTATCTCAGCGGGCTTAGGATTCAAACTTAACTGGCTGCATGCAGGGCTAAGGTATAATTACGGATTAAGAGAAATCGGAAGGGAAAGAGAAACTTTTGGTATAACCTACAGACCAACCAATGCCCGAAATTCGGTAGCTTAGCTATATCTTGGAATTAGCTTCTAAATGTACTTTTATTTTAAACTTTTTTTGAATTATTTTTTTACTTACATAAATGTCATTGACTATGAAAACGCTATCTGAAATTATAAATAAACTCCATTCAAAAGGTTATAAGACGAACTTTGGTAATAATGAAGGAGTTATTATTAACATGGAAACAAAAAAAAGATACCAACCTGAAGAACTTGAGATTCTGAAAGTATATCGTTTTGAAGGAGACTCAAACCCCGATGACAGCAGTGTGCTTTATGTTATGAGAGACAAAGAAGGGAACAAAGGCTCATATGTTGACGCCTACGGAGCCTATGCAGGAGAAGATGCTGTTAATTTAACAAAATTTATTAGAAAAATTCCTGAAAAAATACAAGATAATCTATAATTTTTATTATATTACTTCCACACAATTAAAAAACAAGCATTATTTTTAACTATTAAATTTATTATTATTATGGAAAAAGGAAATGGAAAAGTATTATTTGCACTATTAGCCGGTGCTGCTGTTGGAACAGCAATGGGATTATTATTCGCCCCAAATTCAGGTAAAGATACCAGAAAGCAAGTTTCTGAATCATTTAAAGACTTGAATGAAAAACTTACGAAAGAAACTGAGCAAATTACACAAAAAGCGAAAGAACTACTTAATAAGTCTGAAGAGACTCTTAATAAAGTAAAAGCTAAAGCTAAAGAAGCTGTATAATTCATTCAAAGTTTTTAATTTTACGGGATAAGCGGTTTTTAATCGTTTATCCCAATTTTTATGTAAATAACTCAGGTGGAAGAAGCTAAACAAAAATTTAAAGAACTTAAAGAAGAATTAAAAGAGTATGTCCGACTGCAAAGCGACTATTACTATTTTAAATTAATTGATAAAGTTTCAACATCTATTGCGTTGGTCAGCATATTACTGATACTTTTGCTTTCAGCTTTTATGCTCGTCCTACTCCTAAGTTTTGGTTTAGCAATTTGGTTAAATTATCAATTTGATTCTTTCTTTCTGGGATTCGGACTCGCAGCTTTAGTATATTTCCTTATTATCAGTATATTAATGATCTTCAGAAAGTCGTTAACCCATGCCATAGCCGGTTTTTTTATTCGTGCAATAATGGATTCGGGTGAGGATGAAAAAACAGCTGAAGAAGGAAACGAAGAAAAAGAAAAGTAGAGTTTAGATGTTCGTTGATAAATAAATTATAATGACAAAAGTCTCCATCAGAAATATACATCAGTTAAGAGAACATCGGGCAAAGCTCAAACTTGAGATTTATAAAAAAGAAAAAAAAATCTCTGAAGATTTTAAGAGCCTTAGTGTCAGCATGGCTCCATCTAAAATCATTCGCAGAACCATTGAAAACCTAACCGAAAATAATATTCTCAAAAGCAACCCTGCTTACCGCTTTGTCCAGTTAATGGTTTCATACTCCGTAGAAAATGTTCTCTTTAGAAAAAAATCCCGTACCTTTCAGAATTCAGTTATCTTATTCACGCAATCCATCATTTCCGTTTTTTTCCAAAAAGGTGTAGATAACATAAGCGAATACCTTCGCGACTATTTTGGCTCCGACAAAAAAGAAAAAAAGGAGAAAAAAGAATCAGACAAGGATAATAATGACGATTATTTAGGTATTTAATAAACTTAAACTTTTCTTTTTGGGTTATTTCGCTAAGTCTAATAAAATACCATAAAATTCTCTTTCTTAAACGAAAAGTAAATGAAAAACAAAAGCTTTCTAAGCAGTGTCTTATCCTTAAACTGCCCAAGATGTCGAAAAGGACATATGTTCAGAGATGAAAAAACTTTTACCTTTACCGATGTTCAATCAATGCCCGAAAGATGTCCCGTTTGCGGTCAACCCTATTTTATTGAAGTAGCTTTTTATTATGGCGCACTCTATGTCAGCTATGGAGTCTCAGTAGCACTTTCTGTCGCAAATTTTGTTTGGTATTTTTTATTGTTTGACTGGAATACCTGGCAGTATTTATTAATCAACTTTGGCATTCTCGCTTTTTTATTTCCATATATTCTTCGTGTAAGCCGTTCAATTTGGGCGCATCTTTTCATTCGATTTGATCCGGATGCAGAAAATAATAAAATTTTACCGCCGGATATTGAAGGCAAAACACCGAATGTTAAAAAACAGGAATAATAAGATATAAATTATTTTCTCTAATTTTTTAACTATAGTTTGGCTTTTGATGTTATAACAAATATTGTTAACTTACTATTCTTAAACTAAAATTATGGCTTACCCCAAACGTATTTCTATCGTCTTACTTTTATTGTTTCTCCCCTTTTTGTTTGCCTGTTCTTCAGGAAATAGTAATACACAGGAAAAAAATGCATACACAATTGGCTTTTTAGATGCCGTGGAAGATGCTACATTGTCTGAAGCCAGAAAAGGATTTACCGATGCGTTAAAAGCAAACAACATAAGTGAGGAAGATGGGAACCTTAAGATTTATTTTAGAAATGCACAGGGTGATATGGCTACTTTAGTTCAGTCACTTCAGTACTTTGTTAATACAAAAGTAGATTTAATTGCTGCCAATTCAACACTTTCTACCATCACAGCTGTTCAAAGGAGTGAAGGGATTCCGGTTTGTATGATGGTTGCACCGGACCCGGCTTTAGCAGGTCTGAATGACGCCGAAGGCAACTATCCTAAAAATCTTTTTGGGGTTTACGAATCGCTTGACTACATAGATTCTTCCATGAAACTCATTAAAGAATGGATGCCGGAAGCAAAAAAGATTGGTCTTGTGTATAATCAGGCAGAGACACAAAGTGTCAATGCACTGGAACGTATTGAATCACTGGCAAAAGCCCTGTCTTACAGAGTTATTGCTCTGCCGGTTACCAATTCCTCAGAAACTCAGTTAGTTACAGAATCACTTTTGTATCAGGATATAGATGTCTTCTTTGCCCTGCCGGATAATATTATTTTCTCATCCTTTGAGGTAATTCTCCGCTCTTGTGAAGAAGCAGGTGTTCCTATATTTACCAGTGAATCCGGTTTGGTCAAAAGAGGAGCCGTTGCAGCCTACGGTGCTGATTTTTATTATTGGGGTTATCAGGCAGGAGAACAAGCCGCAGCTTATTTAAAAGGCGACAGATCTGCACTGCCCGGCATTGAAAAAGTACAGTTAAGGAAAAAAACATTTAATCAGGAAGCTGCCCTAAAGTTTGGGTTTACCGATTTTGAAGGATTTGAACCCGTAAATTTGTAGTTTGTTTTACCTATCTGCCATAACACTTGGTTTAGCATTTGCTTCTATGTGTTTGGGCATTTTTATTTCGTTACGAATTTTCAATTTTCCCGATATCACAGCAGATGGTAGTTATACCCTGGGTGGTGTTATAACAGCAGTAGGTATAATGGCAGGCTGGCCTTTGCCTTTAGTTTTTTCTGCCTCTGTATTAGCCGGCATGCTCGCAGGAACTGCTACGGGACTCATACATACCCGCTTAAAAATAAATAGCCTGTTGAGTGGCATATTGGTTATGACAGCCCTTTATTCCGTAAATCTCAATATACTGGGAAGGTCAAACTTACCACTGGCTTTAGATACTGAAAATATTTTCAGTTATTTCACGCTTTTTTCAACTTCAACCATAAATAACTTTTTTACACTTACACTGATAGTTGGAGTTCTTGCTATATTTATTTCATGGTTACTCAAAACTGATTTCGGACTCTCCATGAGGGCTGCCGGAAATAATATTAAAATGGCCAGAAGTTTCGGTATTAATGCAAATTTTATTAAAATTATTGGACTCGCAATTGCCAATGGCTTTATAGCTATAAGCGGTTTTTTAATTGTTCAGATGCAAGGCTTCGCAGATATTAATATGGGTGTAGGAATAGTAATTCTGGGTCTGGGTGCCGTAATTATCGGAGAAACTGTATCAGAACTCGCCGGATTTAAAAAAATATTTTTGAGAGTATGCGGTGTAATTTTAGGCTCCATCATTTTTAGATTGGTACTTTCTTTTGCCATCAGCGCCGGAATTAACCCAAACTGGATGAAGCTCTTGACAGCACTCATTGTTTTGCTGATAATTGGTATCCCAAGCCTTATTCCATCTCTCAGTAAAAAAATTAAGTTAGAATAGAGTTTATGCTGGAGTTAAAAAATGTATATAAAACCTTTGATGATGGAAGTGGAATGACTTTTAACGCTTTAGAGGATATCAACCTGCACTTTAAAAAAGGTACTTTTACAACCATTATAGGTGGCAACGGGAGCGGAAAATCTACTTTACTGAATGTGATAGCCGGAAATCTTTCCTGTGAAAAAGGAGAAATTTTACTGAAAAATAAAAAAATAAACCACCTCTCAGACTATAAAAGAGCTGCCTTTATCAGTCGTATTTTTCAAGACCCTTTGTCAGGAACAGCTCCGGGATTAACAATTATAGAAAATATGAGGCTGGCAGCTTTAAGAAATAAAAGCAAAGGGCTCAAGCTCGGAATCAACAGTTCTTTTAAATCAATCATAAAAGAAAAAATCAGTCAGTTAGGTTTAGGTTTAGAGAATAATCTGAATCAACCTGTCAGCAATCTATCCGGAGGTCAAAGACAGGCTTTAACTTTAGTAATGGCAACCATTGAACTGCCGGAAGTAATCCTCCTGGACGAGCCAACAGCGGCCTTAGACCCAAAAGCTGCCG
Coding sequences within it:
- a CDS encoding ABC transporter ATP-binding protein, which codes for MKGFGRILQYILKYRFYAGLNIIFNLLAILFSLVSLAMIFPFLQILFENEQLVQEKPVWEFSVKTILEYFNYTLSNIIIEYGKPQALLFICILVTIIFFFKNLFRYLALYNLAPIRNGVVKDIRNNLYNKTIHLPLGYYSEEKKGDIISRMTSDVQEVEWGIMSTLEVTFREPVTIITYLGAMLFMSPQLTLFVLLMLLVTGLIVGRIGKSLKKTSTEGQEKMGGLLSIIDETLTGLRVIKAFNAQKLLKEKFQRENHSYFNTVNKMLRRKDLSSPLSEFLGITIVAVVLWFGGNLVLDPDTGLSAEAFITFMVIFSQLIPPAKSFSSAFYNIQKGLASSERIHKILDAPITIKDNENALPKESFEKIIEYKDVQFGYQKEVVLSDINIKIEKGQTIAIVGQSGSGKSTLVDLLPRFYDTNEGAIFIDGENIKNYKLKDLRNLMGVVSQEPILFNDTIYNNITLGLENVTIEKVTEAARIANALPFIEQMENGFETNIGDRGNRLSGGEKQRLTIARAILSDPPILILDEATSSLDTESEKLVQDAISKLMKNRTSLVIAHRLSTIQFADMIYVMQEGRIVEKGNHIGLMSKQNGIYKKLVELQAF
- a CDS encoding PorT family protein → MKTIYQLLFLFIISSATIAQPHFGIKGGLNMSNLFVDEVDDENVRIGYHAGIFIEAPVTDRISIQPELVYNTKGATVKYDNLISGEFTFALDYIDLPLLAVINLSDNFNIKGGMYASYLLRAKAINESDGIFDFTEEINRDNFNDFDYGISAGLGFKLNWLHAGLRYNYGLREIGRERETFGITYRPTNARNSVA
- a CDS encoding YtxH domain-containing protein — protein: MEKGNGKVLFALLAGAAVGTAMGLLFAPNSGKDTRKQVSESFKDLNEKLTKETEQITQKAKELLNKSEETLNKVKAKAKEAV
- a CDS encoding DUF983 domain-containing protein; translation: MKNKSFLSSVLSLNCPRCRKGHMFRDEKTFTFTDVQSMPERCPVCGQPYFIEVAFYYGALYVSYGVSVALSVANFVWYFLLFDWNTWQYLLINFGILAFLFPYILRVSRSIWAHLFIRFDPDAENNKILPPDIEGKTPNVKKQE
- a CDS encoding ABC transporter substrate-binding protein; the encoded protein is MAYPKRISIVLLLLFLPFLFACSSGNSNTQEKNAYTIGFLDAVEDATLSEARKGFTDALKANNISEEDGNLKIYFRNAQGDMATLVQSLQYFVNTKVDLIAANSTLSTITAVQRSEGIPVCMMVAPDPALAGLNDAEGNYPKNLFGVYESLDYIDSSMKLIKEWMPEAKKIGLVYNQAETQSVNALERIESLAKALSYRVIALPVTNSSETQLVTESLLYQDIDVFFALPDNIIFSSFEVILRSCEEAGVPIFTSESGLVKRGAVAAYGADFYYWGYQAGEQAAAYLKGDRSALPGIEKVQLRKKTFNQEAALKFGFTDFEGFEPVNL
- a CDS encoding ABC transporter permease, with product MCLGIFISLRIFNFPDITADGSYTLGGVITAVGIMAGWPLPLVFSASVLAGMLAGTATGLIHTRLKINSLLSGILVMTALYSVNLNILGRSNLPLALDTENIFSYFTLFSTSTINNFFTLTLIVGVLAIFISWLLKTDFGLSMRAAGNNIKMARSFGINANFIKIIGLAIANGFIAISGFLIVQMQGFADINMGVGIVILGLGAVIIGETVSELAGFKKIFLRVCGVILGSIIFRLVLSFAISAGINPNWMKLLTALIVLLIIGIPSLIPSLSKKIKLE
- a CDS encoding ATP-binding cassette domain-containing protein yields the protein MLELKNVYKTFDDGSGMTFNALEDINLHFKKGTFTTIIGGNGSGKSTLLNVIAGNLSCEKGEILLKNKKINHLSDYKRAAFISRIFQDPLSGTAPGLTIIENMRLAALRNKSKGLKLGINSSFKSIIKEKISQLGLGLENNLNQPVSNLSGGQRQALTLVMATIELPEVILLDEPTAALDPKAAGLIMKIAAEIIQKEQLTAILVTHNMQEAIQYGDRLLHIHHGKIKRDLDAQEKSTLKPLELISWFQEI